The Nitrospira sp. genome contains a region encoding:
- a CDS encoding TldD/PmbA family protein: protein MSGSQWDELAELALSRVSSAGVEYADIRLLDTATRTISGEDRRIAQIRESTDRGFGIRVLHRGAWGFAASSIISLEEIPRVADLAVEIAKGSASLAITKVHLAPEPVHQDRIVTPCRLDPFAVPLEEQTALLLSTMEIIQRHPGVVRSHASLWAQRDRKLFVSTEGSHLEFNLLAMQGDCTATAVYNGRFASRSFNTPHVRTGYELVRDADWAREGARIAEQVVEKVRAPAIDAGRYDLVLDPEHLSLTMHESCGHPSELDRALGYEANYAGTSFLTPDKRGTYRYGSAHVNLVADNTEPGTLAATGYDDDGVSCQKWDIIREGIFVGYCTNREVAPKIKEERSRGSNRADSWGSVPMVRIANIGLEAGTSTVDDLLADVKRGIYIEGHGSYSIDQRRYNFQFGGDAFWLIENGRRTHMVRDVIYHGITPEFWGRCDGVADASHRRRYGFITCGKGQPGQSGWMTHAASHARFRRVDVISGHTKADA from the coding sequence ATGAGTGGATCGCAGTGGGACGAGCTGGCCGAATTGGCCTTGTCTCGTGTGAGCTCGGCCGGAGTCGAGTATGCGGATATCCGCCTGCTCGATACGGCGACCAGGACCATCAGCGGTGAAGACCGGCGCATTGCGCAGATCCGGGAGTCCACCGATCGCGGGTTTGGCATCCGCGTACTGCACCGCGGCGCTTGGGGTTTTGCCGCCAGTTCAATTATCTCACTCGAAGAAATTCCTCGTGTCGCCGATCTAGCTGTAGAAATCGCCAAAGGGTCGGCGTCTCTCGCGATCACCAAAGTCCACCTGGCACCCGAGCCGGTCCATCAAGACCGCATCGTCACACCCTGTCGTCTGGATCCCTTTGCGGTTCCATTGGAAGAACAGACCGCGCTGCTGCTGAGCACGATGGAAATCATTCAGCGGCATCCCGGTGTGGTCAGAAGTCACGCCAGCCTCTGGGCTCAACGCGATCGCAAACTATTTGTCTCAACTGAAGGCTCGCATCTCGAGTTTAACCTGCTGGCGATGCAGGGCGACTGCACGGCCACGGCCGTCTACAACGGGCGATTTGCGAGCCGGTCGTTCAACACTCCTCATGTGCGTACGGGTTATGAACTGGTGCGCGACGCCGATTGGGCTCGTGAAGGCGCGCGCATTGCGGAACAGGTGGTGGAGAAAGTGCGGGCTCCGGCGATCGACGCGGGACGGTATGATCTGGTGCTGGATCCCGAGCATCTGTCCTTGACGATGCATGAGTCCTGCGGGCACCCGAGCGAGTTGGATCGCGCGCTCGGGTATGAAGCCAATTATGCCGGCACCAGTTTTCTCACGCCCGACAAACGCGGCACGTACCGGTATGGCTCGGCGCACGTGAATCTGGTGGCTGACAACACCGAACCGGGCACGCTGGCGGCGACCGGGTATGACGATGATGGCGTCAGTTGTCAGAAGTGGGACATCATTCGAGAAGGCATCTTCGTCGGATACTGCACGAATCGGGAGGTGGCGCCGAAAATCAAGGAAGAACGGTCGCGCGGATCGAACCGGGCCGATAGCTGGGGCAGCGTGCCGATGGTGCGGATCGCGAACATCGGTCTGGAGGCGGGAACGTCCACGGTGGATGACCTGCTGGCCGACGTGAAGCGGGGCATTTATATCGAAGGCCATGGGTCCTATAGTATCGACCAGCGGCGGTATAATTTTCAGTTCGGTGGCGACGCGTTCTGGTTGATTGAAAACGGCCGGCGGACGCACATGGTACGGGATGTCATCTATCACGGCATCACGCCGGAATTCTGGGGCCGCTGTGACGGCGTCGCCGATGCCAGCCATCGTCGCCGGTATGGCTTCATCACCTGCGGCAAAGGGCAGCCCGGCCAATCCGGCTGGATGACGCACGCCGCGTCCCACGCCCGCTTCCGGCGCGTGGATGTGATCAGCGGACACACGAAGGCGGACGCATGA
- a CDS encoding TldD/PmbA family protein: MTSSITSSWPKLTSRQEFEFLADLVMSHSTGEHTFFSLRDSHSGTTRFANNQIIQNVNLRRGSLSITVAFGRQHGTASTTDFTAGAVRETLKQAESLARLSPEDPEYLPPVGAQTYLSLPTSRPETSAAGPARRLDYAREAIGQCKMENLNAAGTVSSSTATVGLAAETGLRAYEERTEGRFSLTVQAGDATGWSAAAHRSIDRLHVQERTLAAIIKAKRGADEPQELPPGRYTVILEPAAVAGLLSWMIWMLDAKSFYKGTSPFSGKLGSRIIDRRLSLMNQPAHADLLGHGFTHEGLPVIESGWIESGVLTQLLHDRYTAREHQIEPLPTLESPHFSGERPIGTRVDDLIRTTQRGILVTNFWYIRPVNPSDLTLTGMTRDGTFLIENGEISSAIRNFRFHESPLRAFNQVDAYTTPAEAVTSETGKALVPAMRIHDFNFSSVTRF, from the coding sequence ATGACGTCATCGATCACGTCCTCATGGCCGAAACTGACGAGCCGCCAGGAGTTTGAGTTCCTGGCCGACCTCGTGATGAGTCACTCCACCGGCGAGCACACCTTCTTCTCATTGCGCGACAGTCACAGCGGCACCACGCGGTTTGCCAACAACCAGATCATTCAGAACGTCAATCTTCGCCGGGGCAGCCTCTCGATCACCGTGGCCTTCGGGCGACAGCACGGCACCGCCAGCACCACGGATTTTACCGCCGGGGCGGTTCGAGAAACGCTCAAGCAGGCCGAATCGCTCGCGCGCCTCTCGCCCGAGGATCCGGAATATCTTCCGCCGGTGGGCGCGCAAACCTATTTGTCTCTGCCCACGTCCCGGCCGGAAACGAGTGCCGCCGGCCCGGCCCGCCGGCTCGACTATGCGCGGGAAGCCATCGGACAATGCAAAATGGAAAACCTCAACGCGGCCGGCACCGTGTCCTCCAGCACGGCGACTGTGGGGCTGGCCGCAGAGACGGGATTGCGCGCCTATGAAGAACGCACCGAAGGGCGGTTTAGCCTGACTGTGCAGGCCGGCGACGCCACCGGGTGGTCGGCTGCCGCCCATCGATCCATCGACCGTCTGCATGTGCAGGAGCGCACCCTGGCGGCCATCATCAAGGCCAAACGGGGGGCGGACGAACCGCAGGAGCTGCCGCCGGGCCGCTACACGGTCATCTTGGAACCGGCTGCTGTTGCAGGACTGCTCAGCTGGATGATCTGGATGCTGGATGCCAAATCATTTTATAAGGGGACCAGCCCGTTCAGCGGAAAGTTGGGCTCACGCATCATCGATCGCCGGCTCTCGCTGATGAATCAACCGGCCCATGCGGATCTATTGGGACACGGCTTTACGCATGAAGGGTTGCCGGTGATCGAGTCCGGCTGGATCGAGTCGGGAGTGCTGACGCAGCTCCTGCATGATCGGTATACGGCTCGCGAGCACCAGATTGAGCCCCTCCCGACATTGGAGTCGCCCCACTTCTCAGGTGAACGTCCGATCGGCACGCGAGTGGACGACCTTATTCGTACGACGCAACGCGGGATTCTCGTGACGAACTTCTGGTACATCCGTCCCGTGAATCCGTCTGACCTGACGCTGACCGGCATGACTAGGGATGGCACATTCCTCATCGAAAACGGGGAGATCAGCTCGGCAATCCGGAACTTCCGATTTCATGAGAGCCCCCTGCGGGCATTCAACCAAGTGGATGCCTACACCACACCGGCTGAGGCGGTGACGTCGGAAACCGGGAAAGCATTGGTTCCCGCCATGCGGATTCACGACTTCAATTTTTCCAGCGTCACGCGGTTCTGA